In one Molothrus aeneus isolate 106 chromosome 8, BPBGC_Maene_1.0, whole genome shotgun sequence genomic region, the following are encoded:
- the LOC136559356 gene encoding lipase member M-like: MTLGTREKIWLFVAVIYLFQRVTYSEELRRMKRAMDPEAFMSINELITYKGYPSEEYEVMTEDGYTITINRIPYGTQNQGSPASRPVVFLQHGLLGDARNWVTNLPNNSLGFLLADAGFDVWMGNSRGNRWSRKHQKYSIDQDEFWAFSFDEMAKFDLPAAISFILEKTGQEKLYYIGYSQGTTIAFIAFSTMPELAQKIKLFFALAPVTAIKYAKGPATKLLYLPEKMLRGMLGNREFLPQTECLTKIIAPVCSYQAFARLCRSVFFNLGGCNLKNIDVNRINVYIAQTSAGTSVQNIVHWSQEARSGKFQAYDWGSSKKNMEKYQQTIPPLYNIEKMTVPTAVWTGGRDLLADPKDAAILLSKIKKLSYHKKIPEWAHLDFIWGLDAPLHVYNEIIDLMQKYP, encoded by the exons ATGACTTTGGGCACAAG GGAGAAGATATGGCTGTTTGTTGCTGTGATATATTTGTTTCAGAGAGTTACTTATTCAGAAGAACTAAGAAGAATGAAGAGAGCTATGGATCCTGAAGCCTTTATGAGTATT AATGAGCTCATTACTTACAAAGGGTACCCCAGTGAGGAGTATGAAGTGATGACAGAAGATGGTTATACCATTACCATTAACAGAATCCCTTATGGTACTCAGAATCAAGGAAGCCCAG cttcaAGACCTGTTGTGTTTCTCCAGCATGGATTATTGGGAGATGCTCGTAACTGGGTCACAAACCTGCCCAACAACAGCTTGGGCTTCCTGCTAGCTGATGCTGGATTTGATGTTTGGATGGGAAATAGCAGAGGGAATCGCTGGTCAAGAAAACACCAGAAGTATTCCATTGATCAAGATGAATTCTGGGCTTTCAG TTTTGATGAGATGGCAAAGTTTGATCTTCCAGCAGCAATAAGTTTCATTTTGGAGAAAACGGGACAGGAAAAGTTGTACTATATTGGCTATTCACAAGGTACTACCATTG ctttcATTGCGTTTTCAACCATGCCAGAGCTGGCTCAAAAAATCAAACTCTTCTTTGCATTGGCACCTGTCACTGCTATTAAGTACGCTAAAGGCCCAGCAACAAAACTCCTCTACCTTCCTGAGAAAATGCTCAGG GGTATGCTTGGCAACAGAGAATTCCTTCCCCAGACTGAGTGTCTAACAAAGATAATAGCCCCTGTCTGCAGCTACCAAGCTTTTGCCAGGCTTTGTAGAAGTGTCTTCTTCAATCTGGGTGGCTGTAACCTGAAAAACATTGATGTG AACCGAATCAACGTGTATATTGCCCAAACCTCTGCTGGAACTTCTGTGCAGAACATAGTCCACTGGAGTCAG GAGGCCCGCTCGGGGAAGTTCCAAGCTTATGACTGGGGCAGTTCAAAGAAGAACATGGAAAAATACCAACAG ACTATTCCTCCTCTCTACAACATAGAAAAGATGACTGTACCAACTGCAGTATGGACTGGGGGACGAGACCTGCTCGCAGATCCCAAGGATGCAGCCATTTTATTGTCCAAAATCAAGAAGCTTAGCTATCACAAGAAGATTCCTGAATGGGCACACCTGGATTTCATCTGGGGATTGGATGCACCTTTACATGTGTACAATGAAATTATTGACCTGATGCAGAAATATCCTTAA